In Juglans microcarpa x Juglans regia isolate MS1-56 chromosome 8D, Jm3101_v1.0, whole genome shotgun sequence, the following are encoded in one genomic region:
- the LOC121242413 gene encoding NF-X1-type zinc finger protein NFXL1: protein MSSQAGNDRRDRTRFPAQGVRHQWVVRGSVETTIVNTNLIQNPNPNPNPNPNIEPLLSLNPNPRNGGNLNYGSAPPESRPRGTNGPRGYMGRPAYPRRDRMREKEKEKEGERESQGGKALKDSKVPQLVQEIQEKLMKGTVECMICYDMVRRSAPVWSCSSCYSIFHLNCTKKWARAPTSVDLSAEKSQGLNWRCPGCQSVQLTSSKEVRYVCFCGKRTDPPSDLYLTPHSCGEPCGKPLEKEIPKAGESGEDLCPHVCVLQCHPGPCPPCKAFAPSRLCPCGKKQITTRCSDRKSVLTCGQRCDKLLECRRHRCDRTCHVGPCDPCEVLIHASCFCKKKVEAVLCGDMAVKGEVKTEDGVFSCNSTCGRKLICGNHVCCEICHPGSCGECELMPSRVKTCYCGKTSLQEDRQSCLDPIPTCSKKCGRPLPCGMHHCTEVCHAGDCPPCLLKVSQKCRCGSTSRTVECYKTTLEQKFTCDKPCGRKKNCGRHRCSERCCPLSNSSNLLPGEWDPHFCSMACGKKLRCGQHACESLCHSGHCPPCLETIFTELMCACGRTSIPPPLPCGTPPPSCQLPCSVPQPCGHSSSHSCHFGDCPPCSVPIAKECIGGHVVLRNIPCGSKEIRCNKLCGKTRQCGMHACGRTCHPSPCDTSTGSPPGLKTSCGQTCGAPRRDCRHTCKAPCHPSAPCPDVRCDVPVTIACSCGRITATVPCDAGGSNGNFSADTVHEACIIQRLPVPLQPVEATGKKIPLGQRKLMCDDECAKLERKRVLADAFDISPNLEALHFGENSVVSEVLADLYRRDPKWVLAVEERCKFLVLGKSKGTTGGLKVHVFCPMLKDKRDAVRLIADRWKLAIHSAGWEPKRFVVVHVTRKSKAPPRVIGVKGSTALNAPHPPAFDPLVDMDPRLVVSFPDLPRDADISALVLRFGGECELVWLNDNNALAVFSDPARAATAMRRLDHGTAYHGVVVVLPNGGAAAASSATNAWVGAGMAKEGGAVAALKGNPWKKAVIHEPGWKEDFWGEEEWSSGSADMQASASKKEGPIAASVNRWSVLDSEKSSSSSTAPHRIGDPEKGASSQSGLVLESDASGLSSSRQHQDNFSATEMSEVVDDWEKAYDCSFRLPAVGVIWAFPLCYLLGVSAVPTNSLWTLHFVVPAPLLGIGFIAGQSHIYLYSSVYHYIVNLITNMDSSPSPGTFSNDKRMAWKRILLFSFQSLGVIYGQISTAPLYVFGTISAQDINSEDAVYELFSFIFWTMTIISLLKYSYIVLMADDDGEGGTFALYSLLCRHAKVGLLPIDRSANETMNYEAGSHFEVKVESRARRAIAKHKSSQYLVLFLALFGSCMTIGVGVLTPALSVFSASSGVQRSLSDMTHKFFSSQRTQNSVSRALERYVPVPSACAILVCLFMLQHYGTHNIAFMFAPIISIWLLFISAVGIYNMFYWNKKIILAISPVYMYRFAQNIGVKSWRSLGSIILCVAGSEAMFADLGHFSKKSIKIAFVCLIYPVLIACYAGQASYMSKNLHVIHFNHLSESVPGAIRHLFVALSLLASVVGSQATITASFSVINQCLSLNCFPRVKVIHTSDKIRGQVYIPDVNWLLMILSLTVTIVFHNIVKIGNATGLAVVSGMLVTTCLMSLVIALYWEKSLLLSACFLIFFGFIEITYLSACMLNFHQGAWYLVFLLALSLTIMLAWHYGTKKKYEFDLENKVSTEWLTELSLGLGVCRVPGIGFIYTDIVTGIPSFFSHFIANLPAFHQVLIFVSFKSLPVPYVPPSRRYLIGRVGPKDYKIYRCIVRHGYRDHIKDTDDFEEEIIRSIGEFIAIEENDLESLNSQEGRMIVIGKPLPDGNALVPLNDTNSYEGSANFENNDSQTSTLGPSLESSCAPVNRKKVRFMLPPNSPKMQVSVRKELQELIDARESGTAYVLGQSHLALRQGSNFLKRFLIKTYIFCDKNCREPPVALNIPHAALVEVGMVYTI from the exons ATGAGCTCTCAAGCTGGAAATGATCGAAGGGATAGAACTAGATTTCCTGCTCAAGGTGTTCGCCACCAGTGGGTCGTGAGGGGATCCGTTGAAACCACCATTGTGAACACAAACCTGATccaaaacccaaacccaaacccaaacccaaacccaaacaTAGAGCCACTATTGAGTTTAAATCCCAATCCCAGAAATGGTGGGAACCTGAATTATGGTTCTGCACCACCAGAGAGTCGGCCTAGGGGGACTAATGGTCCAAGGGGATACATGGGTCGGCCAGCGTATCCAAGGAGGGACAGGAtgagggagaaggagaaggagaaggagggggagagggagagccAGGGTGGAAAGGCATTGAAAGACTCTAAGGTGCCTCAGCTTGTGCAAGAAATTCAGGAGAAGCTCATGAAGGGCACTGTTGAATGCATGATTTGTTATGACATGGTGCGGAGGTCAGCACCGGTTTGGTCTTGCTCAAGCTGTTACTCTATTTTTCATCTGAATTGTACCAAGAAATGGGCTCGGGCTCCTACTTCTGTTGACTTATCTGCTGAGAAAAGTCAGGGACTTAATTGGCGATGTCCTGGATGTCAGTCTGTGCAGCTTACATCGTCCAAGGAGGTTCGGTATGTTTGCTTTTGTGGGAAGAGGACAGACCCACCTTCTGATCTGTACTTGACTCCGCATTCATGTGGTGAACCATGTGGTAAGCCACTTGAAAAGGAGATCCCAAAAGCTGGTGAGAGTGGTGAGGATCTTTGCCCTCATGTCTGTGTTTTGCAATGCCACCCAGGTCCTTGCCCGCCTTGTAAGGCATTTGCCCCGTCACGTTTGTGCCCATGTGGGAAGAAACAAATTACGACACGGTGCTCTGATCGAAAGTCTGTTCTTACTTGTGGTCAGCGCTGTGACAAGCTTCTTGAGTGTAGGCGTCACAGGTGTGATCGGACTTGCCATGTGGGACCTTGTGATCCTTGTGAGGTTCTTATCCATGCATCTTGTTTCTGCAAGAAGAAGGTGGAGGCTGTTCTTTGTGGAGACATGGCTGTGAAGGGAGAAGTGAAAACTGAGGATGGTGTTTTTTCTTGTAATTCTACTTGTGGGAGGAAGCTTATATGTGGTAATCATGTCTGCTGTGAAATTTGCCATCCAGGGTCTTGTGGAGAGTGCGAGTTAATGCCAAGCAGGGTTAAGACTTGCTATTGTGGGAAAACAAGCTTGCAGGAGGATCGGCAGAGCTGTTTGGACCCAATTCCAACATGTTCTAAAAAATGTGGCAGGCCCCTTCCTTGTGGGATGCACCATTGTACGGAGGTGTGCCATGCTGGGGATTGTCCACCATGTTTGCTTAAGGTCTCTCAAAAATGTCGCTGTGGATCAACCTCTCGAACTGTGGAATGCTATAAAACAACATTGGAACAGAAATTTACTTGTGATAAACCTTGTGGACGGAAGAAGAATTGTGGAAGGCACAGGTGCAGTGAACGATGCTGTCCACTGTCTAATTCAAGCAACCTCCTCCCTGGGGAGTGGGATCCACACTTTTGCTCAATGGCGTGTGGGAAGAAGCTTAGGTGCGGGCAGCATGCTTGTGAATCACTGTGTCACAGCGGCCATTGCCCTCCTTGCCTTGAAACAATTTTCACTGAGTTGATGTGTGCATGTGGAAGGACTTCAATCCCTCCTCCATTGCCTTGCGGTACTCCTCCTCCTTCATGTCAGCTCCCTTGTTCAGTTCCTCAGCCTTGTGGCCACTCATCTTCTCACAGCTGCCACTTTGGAGACTGCCCACCTTGTTCTGTGCCTATAGCGAAGGAATGCATTGGCGGACATGTTGTCCTTAGGAATATACCTTGTGGTTCAAAGGAGATCAGATGTAACAAGCTTTGTGGGAAGACCAGGCAGTGTGGTATGCATGCTTGTGGCAGGACTTGCCACCCATCACCTTGTGATACTTCAACTGGATCTCCACCAGGTTTGAAAACTTCTTGTGGGCAGACATGTGGTGCTCCTCGGAGAGATTGTAGGCACACTTGTAAAGCACCTTGTCACCCTTCTGCTCCTTGTCCGGATGTAAGATGTGATGTCCCTGTAACAATTGCATGTTCTTGTGGCCGGATAACAGCAACTGTTCCTTGTGATGCTGGAGGCAGCAACGGCAACTTTAGTGCTGATACTGTGCATGAGGCTTGCATTATCCAAAGGCTGCCGGTGCCACTTCAACCAGTGGAAGCAACTGGTAAGAAAATTCCCCTTGGGCAGAGGAAGCTTATGTGTGATGATGAATGTGCTAAGTTAGAACGTAAACGGGTTCTGGCAGATGCTTTTGATATTAGTCCAAACTTAGAGGCTCTTCATTTTGGCGAGAATTCTGTTGTATCTGAAGTGCTTGCAGACCTCTACAGACGTGATCCAAAGTGGGTATTGGCTGTGGAGGAGAGATGTAAGTTCTTGGTACTTGGCAAGAGCAAAGGAACTACAGGTGGTCTTAAGGTTCATGTTTTCTGTCCAATGCTGAAGGATAAGAGAGATGCAGTAAGGCTGATTGCAGACAGATGGAAGCTTGCCATTCATTCTGCTGGTTGGGAGCCCAAGCGTTTTGTTGTGGTTCATGTTACACGCAAATCGAAAGCCCCTCCTCGTGTGATTGGTGTTAAGGGTTCCACTGCCTTGAATGCACCCCATCCTCCTGCTTTTGATCCTTTGGTAGACATGGATCCAAGGCTGGTTGTTTCTTTTCCCGATTTGCCAAGAGATGCAGATATAAGTGCATTGGTCTTGAGGTTTGGCGGGGAATGCGAACTAGTTTGGCTGAATGACAATAATGCATTGGCTGTATTTAGTGATCCTGCCCGAGCAGCGACTGCTATGAGGAGATTGGATCATGGGACTGCATATCATGGAGTTGTTGTGGTTCTACCTAATGGTGGTGCAGCAGCAGCATCTTCAGCTACAAATGCCTGGGTAGGAGCAGGGATGGCCAAGGAAGGGGGAGCAGTTGCAGCTCTGAAGGGTAACCCATGGAAGAAGGCCGTTATTCATGAGCCTGGTTGGAAGGAAGATTTTTGGGGTGAAGAAGAGTGGTCTAGTGGGTCTGCAGATATGCAGGCTTCTGCGTCGAAAAAAGAAGGTCCAATTGCCGCTTCAGTAAATCGGTGGAGTGTCCTAGATTCTGAAAAGTCTTCGAGTTCATCCACTGCACCTCACAGAATTGGGGATCCTGAGAAAGGGGCAAGTAGTCAATCTGGTTTGGTATTGGAATCTGATGCGAGTGGCCTGAGTTCATCACGGCAGCATCAAGATAATTTTAGTGCAACAGAAATGTCTGAGGTGGTTGATGACTGggagaaggcttatgattg TTCCTTCAGACTACCAGCTGTCGGTGTCATTTGGGCATTCCCTCTATGTTACCTATTAGGTGTCAGTGCCGTTCCG acaAACAGCCTCTGGACCCTTCACTTTGTAGTTCCGGCACCTCTATTAGGCATTGGCTTCATCGCCGGGCAGTCCCATATCTATCTATATAGTTCAGTTTATCATTATATTGTCAATCTTATCACCAATATGGATAGTTCACCGAGCCCTGGCACCTTCTCCAATGACAAG AGGATGGCATGGAAGCGTATACttcttttctcatttcaaaGCCTTGGAGTAATTTATGGTCAAATAAGTACTGCTCCCCTGTATGTCTTTGGGACAATTTCTGCACAAGATATCAACTCAGAGGACGCTGTATATGAGCTCTTCTCGTTTATTTTCTGGACAATGACCATCATTTCTTTACTGAAGTATTCCTATATAGTACTAATGGCTGATGATGATGGAGAGG GTGGTACTTTTGCTCTGTACTCACTATTATGCAGGCATGCGAAAGTAGGTCTGCTTCCAATTGACAGAAGTGCAAATGAGACTATGAATTATGAGGCAGGAAGCCATTTTGAGGTCAAGGTGGAATCAAGGGCAAGAAGGGCCATTGCGAAACATAAAAGTAGTCAATATTTGGTGTTGTTCTTGGCTCTTTTTGGTTCTTGCATGACAATTGGTGTTGGGGTGCTTACCCCGGCTCTTTCTG TGTTCTCAGCTTCATCAGGTGTCCAAAGATCATTGTCGGATATGACACATAAA tttttttcttcacaaaGAACACAGAATTCTGTCTCAAGAGCTTTAGAAAGAT ATGTACCAGTTCCCTCTGCATGTGCTATATTGGTATGCCTTTTCATGCTGCAGCACTATGGGACACATAATATCGCGTTTATGTTTGCTCCAATTATCAGTATTTGGCTGTTATTTATAAGTGCAGTGggcatatataatatgttttattggaaCAAAAAAATCATCCTTGCGATCTCCCCAGTATACATGTACAGATTTGCGCAAAATATTGGTGTTAAAAGTTGGAGATCTTTAGGCAGCATCATCCTATGTGTAGCAG GATCAGAGGCCATGTTTGCAGATCTAGGTCATTTCTCCAAGAAATCAATCAAG ATTGCTTTTGTCTGCCTGATTTATCCAGTCCTCATCGCATGCTATGCGGGTCAAGCTTCATATATGTCCAAAAACTTGCATGTTATACATTTTAATCATCTAAGTGAATCTGTCCCTG GAGCTATTCGCCATTTATTCGTTGCGTTATCCCTACTTGCCTCAGTTGTAGGAAGCCAAGCAACCATAACAGCCAGTTTCTCTGTTATAAACCAGTGCCTGTCACTTAATTGTTTTCCCAGGGTGAAAGTCATTCATACATCAGATAAGATACGTGGACAGGTCTATATTCCTGACGTCAACTGGTTACTGATGATCCTCAGCCTTACAGTCACAATTGTTTTCCACAACATTGTGAAAATTGGTAATGCAACAG GATTGGCGGTAGTTTCTGGAATGCTTGTAACGACATGTCTTATGTCTCTTGTAATTGCTCTGTACTGGGAGAAGAGTCTGCTTCTATCCGCATGCTTTTTGATATTCTTTGGCTTCATCGAGATCACATATCTGTCAGCCTGTATGTTGAATTTTCACCAAGGAGCTTGGTatcttgttttccttttggCATTGTCCTTGACCATCATGCTTGCATGGCATTATGGAACCAAGAAGAAGTACGAATTTGATTTAGAGAACAAGGTGTCAACAGAATGGCTTACAGAACTTAGCTTAGGCCTTGGAGTTTGCAGGGTGCCTGGAATTGGGTTCATTTACACAGATATAGTAACTGGAATCCCATCCTTTTTCTCACACTTCATTGCCAATCTTCCTGCATTTCATCAGGTGCTGatttttgtttccttcaagTCTCTACCAGTGCCTTATGTCCCCCCGAGTCGAAGGTATCTTATAGGAAGAGTAGGACCTAAAGATTACAAAATATATCGTTGCATTGTGAGACATGGGTACCGTGATCACATTAAGGACACTGATGACTTCGAGGAAGAGATTATTCGTTCCATTGGAGAATTCATTGCCattgaagaaaatgatcttgaaTCCCTGAATTCCCAGGAAGGCAGAATGATTGTTATTGGAAAGCCACTGCCAGATGGGAATGCCTTGGTTCCACTAAATGATACCAACTCATATGAAGGTTCTGCAAACTTTGAAAACAATGACTCTCAGACAAGTACATTGGGTCCTTCATTAGAGAGCAGCTGTGCTCCTGTAAACAGGAAAAAGGTCAGGTTCATGTTGCCTCCGAATAGTCCAAAAATGCAGGTATCTGTGAGGAAGGAGCTACAAGAGCTAATTGATGCAAGGGAAAGTGGTACTGCATATGTCCTGGGACAGTCACATTTAGCATTGCGTCAAGGCTCAAACTTTCTAAAGCGGTTCTTGATCAAGACATACATTTTTTGTGACAAAAACTGCCGAGAACCTCCAGTGGCCCTGAACATTCCTCATGCTGCTCTTGTTGAGGTTGGTATGGTCTACACAATATAA